A region of Paenibacillus sp. JNUCC-31 DNA encodes the following proteins:
- a CDS encoding glutaredoxin family protein, with translation MSSTSKKVVLWSKTGCHFCGEVKAFLTARNQPFENIEVQGNDVLRDVLEAKYGIRHVPVIEVGGDGKYEALLEPDLEKLAELLAQPDEAAV, from the coding sequence ATGTCTTCTACATCGAAAAAAGTAGTGCTCTGGAGCAAAACAGGCTGTCATTTTTGCGGGGAGGTCAAGGCATTTCTTACGGCCCGTAACCAGCCTTTTGAGAACATCGAAGTGCAAGGCAATGATGTGCTGAGGGATGTGCTTGAAGCCAAATATGGCATTCGACATGTACCTGTTATTGAGGTGGGTGGGGACGGCAAGTATGAAGCATTGCTTGAGCCTGATTTGGAGAAGCTGGCGGAACTTCTCGCCCAGCCCGATGAAGCAGCAGTCTGA
- a CDS encoding phosphotransferase family protein — MNDTMVIQARRIAGEFLLEQVKSSYPIIGKGFVNQVCVVETEGHKVVVRMNNKDNYPTFIKEKWCIEQAAAGIPGPYTWSVGVMDETAYMIQTFVEGDNGLDSKAAPSDIWRKLGEYAKQIHSIQVTGFGEELIDPIQGTFRSPPHPGSDGSWRGYVHYNINSLTEHDPLLELGVIKKKESGIVRQWFEQLSNKKFRFGLCHGDISLKNTMVHPTGQLILLDWGSAEVTVVPYGDVIHLMRCQLRGEGPDEEQLKAFSEGYGMSEEELDLARHVLLLKAFDNLRWAMDKCPEQVNHYAGSAKQVFNMVRDASRD, encoded by the coding sequence ATGAATGACACAATGGTAATACAAGCCCGAAGAATCGCTGGTGAGTTTCTGCTGGAACAAGTGAAATCCTCATATCCGATTATCGGAAAAGGCTTTGTCAATCAGGTTTGCGTGGTTGAGACGGAAGGTCATAAAGTCGTGGTCCGCATGAACAATAAGGATAATTACCCCACCTTCATCAAGGAGAAATGGTGTATTGAGCAGGCAGCAGCGGGTATTCCGGGTCCTTATACATGGTCCGTTGGGGTTATGGATGAAACGGCATATATGATTCAAACGTTTGTCGAAGGGGATAACGGATTGGACAGCAAGGCAGCCCCGTCCGACATCTGGAGGAAGCTCGGTGAATATGCGAAACAAATTCATTCCATTCAAGTGACCGGTTTTGGCGAGGAGCTGATTGATCCCATTCAGGGTACATTCCGTTCTCCGCCTCATCCAGGATCAGATGGCAGTTGGCGAGGATATGTGCATTATAATATCAATAGTTTGACAGAGCATGATCCGTTGCTTGAGTTGGGCGTGATCAAGAAAAAGGAATCTGGGATTGTACGACAATGGTTCGAGCAGCTGAGTAATAAAAAGTTTCGCTTCGGTTTATGTCATGGCGATATTTCGTTGAAAAATACGATGGTTCATCCGACAGGGCAATTGATATTGCTCGATTGGGGGAGTGCCGAAGTTACTGTCGTGCCGTATGGAGATGTCATCCATCTCATGAGGTGTCAGCTTCGGGGAGAAGGCCCTGATGAGGAACAATTGAAAGCGTTCTCGGAAGGATACGGAATGAGTGAGGAGGAACTGGATCTGGCGAGGCATGTATTACTGTTAAAGGCCTTTGATAACCTCCGATGGGCTATGGATAAATGTCCGGAGCAGGTTAACCATTATGCTGGTTCTGCCAAACAGGTTTTTAACATGGTCAGGGATGCGTCCAGGGATTAA
- a CDS encoding glycosyltransferase family 2 protein, which translates to MSTSGRRSRQRKESRTDTVILHSARSRTVRKFRRKGTGARAAKEEKQYKQGYHRGYDEGVRQGQSSFGLVFEGVSIIIPTYNQREYVLQCVSSIEKHTPAPFEIIVVDNASKDGTAEAMLRKGGMVRVAALDKNRGFAGGVNHGLMMARGRHIVVLNNDTLVTPGWLENMMTCLDSHPEIGVVGPVTNYIGGDQQIEVPYREVEDMWSFAARHNRPDATKHRQTERLVGFCWLFSRELLERVGYLDEGYAVGNFEDDDWIIRAKLAGYRLAVAGDAFIHHYGSVSMKALGEQDFVVVNEDNEQFYTRKWGDPHALVTETSRLSLHAKVSSSQHENTSSLDKRDSPDLRQRMSTKGSSDITLRLRRSTDFYPESCFISDIKGDVYRLIRGQRRKLNIPVPRGISPVLVAKPDLLGVPAGEPLVSAGEVQGWPLERNHVHAQPVQSNREALEEGMIVATTNERDVWYQISDGKRRRFVTPYAAERWGVQTGHVVHVSANRLHSMEEGWPIIAPPQLLNEDL; encoded by the coding sequence ATGAGCACATCAGGCAGACGTTCAAGACAGCGGAAAGAGTCACGGACGGATACCGTTATTCTGCACTCAGCTCGAAGTCGAACTGTACGGAAATTTAGGCGCAAAGGTACAGGAGCGCGGGCGGCCAAAGAGGAAAAACAGTATAAGCAGGGCTACCACCGAGGGTATGATGAGGGCGTGCGGCAGGGACAGAGCTCTTTCGGGCTGGTATTCGAAGGGGTGAGCATTATTATCCCGACATACAACCAGCGCGAGTATGTCCTGCAATGTGTATCCAGTATCGAAAAACATACGCCTGCTCCTTTTGAAATTATCGTTGTGGATAACGCGTCCAAGGATGGCACGGCGGAAGCCATGCTTCGCAAAGGCGGCATGGTAAGGGTCGCTGCGCTGGATAAAAATCGTGGTTTTGCCGGTGGTGTCAATCACGGGCTGATGATGGCGAGAGGTCGACACATTGTCGTACTGAACAACGATACACTGGTCACCCCGGGTTGGCTGGAAAACATGATGACCTGTCTTGACAGCCATCCCGAGATCGGAGTCGTGGGCCCGGTAACGAATTACATTGGCGGAGATCAGCAGATTGAAGTCCCGTACAGGGAAGTGGAGGACATGTGGTCTTTTGCTGCCCGACATAATCGGCCGGATGCCACAAAACATCGGCAGACTGAAAGACTGGTCGGATTTTGCTGGCTGTTCTCCCGGGAATTGCTGGAGCGGGTAGGTTACCTTGACGAGGGTTACGCGGTGGGCAACTTTGAAGATGACGACTGGATCATCCGGGCGAAGCTGGCGGGATACAGGCTGGCGGTGGCAGGGGATGCCTTCATTCATCACTATGGAAGTGTTAGTATGAAGGCACTGGGAGAACAGGATTTTGTTGTTGTGAACGAAGATAATGAACAGTTTTATACCCGAAAATGGGGAGATCCCCATGCGCTGGTTACAGAAACTTCCCGCCTCTCGCTGCATGCCAAAGTGTCGTCCAGTCAGCACGAGAACACGTCGTCCCTTGACAAGAGGGACTCGCCTGACCTGCGACAGCGCATGTCCACCAAGGGCAGCAGTGATATAACGCTCAGGCTGAGACGCAGTACGGATTTTTACCCGGAGTCCTGTTTCATCTCGGACATCAAGGGAGATGTCTACCGACTGATTCGCGGACAGCGACGTAAGCTGAACATCCCCGTTCCGCGAGGCATATCTCCCGTTCTGGTTGCCAAACCGGATCTGCTCGGTGTACCCGCAGGTGAGCCGCTGGTATCTGCGGGTGAGGTACAGGGCTGGCCATTGGAAAGAAATCATGTTCATGCTCAACCGGTTCAGAGCAACCGCGAGGCGTTGGAAGAAGGCATGATTGTAGCTACGACGAATGAGCGGGATGTGTGGTACCAGATTAGTGACGGTAAACGCAGGAGGTTTGTAACCCCCTATGCTGCGGAACGGTGGGGAGTGCAAACCGGGCATGTTGTTCATGTATCTGCCAACCGATTGCATTCGATGGAAGAAGGCTGGCCCATCATCGCTCCCCCGCAGCTTTTGAACGAAGATTTGTAA